A portion of the Erwinia sorbitola genome contains these proteins:
- a CDS encoding helix-turn-helix domain-containing protein — MKVRTPIDVSAVIRSARKARDLNQQQLAVICGTTQSAISRLEKTGICHIETLLRACAALHLQLDISPLPQHNSGADEGGW, encoded by the coding sequence ATGAAAGTACGTACACCAATCGACGTAAGCGCCGTGATCCGCAGTGCGCGCAAAGCACGCGATCTCAACCAGCAGCAGCTTGCGGTCATATGCGGCACGACTCAATCCGCAATTTCCCGGCTGGAAAAAACCGGCATCTGTCATATTGAGACACTTCTTCGCGCCTGTGCCGCTCTGCATCTGCAACTGGATATCAGCCCGTTACCCCAGCATAACAGCGGCGCTGACGAAGGAGGATGGTAA
- a CDS encoding type II toxin-antitoxin system HipA family toxin: MAIRRLYCFMNDEPVGELSRHNGKQSFRYDHRWLASPRGRALSVSLPLTDEIRSGDVVDAWFENLLPDNDTIRQAIVDRLGAASSKPFDLLTVLGRDCVGALTLQSNSEPSTSAAMATQPLEESEIEQLINDTRLHNILGMRAGDPFRLSLAGAQEKTALTWWQQRWQKPLGRTPTTHIFKPPISPRRGDPLDLSSSVDNEWFCLRYLTALGLPAAEAEIARFGAQKVLIVKRFDRRIIGERIYRLPQEDFCQALGKASGSKYESHGGPDARAIAGVLRYALDPEKDLEIFFKTQFVFWLLAAIDGHAKNFSLHHLPQGYSLTPLYDVMSTYPYFGQGDIQPQKIQMAMSVRGKSGKHYRWQSILPRHWMTHARHQGISQQLAHQWIDEVIIRTPESLSIALRDAPDEFDRQTGEAICRGTLDTLSKYQRLNGAG, from the coding sequence ATGGCTATCCGCCGACTGTACTGCTTTATGAATGATGAACCGGTGGGCGAGCTGAGTCGGCACAATGGCAAACAGTCTTTTCGTTACGACCATCGCTGGCTGGCCTCGCCCCGGGGGCGTGCACTCTCAGTCAGCCTTCCGCTAACCGATGAGATCCGCAGCGGTGATGTGGTCGATGCCTGGTTTGAAAACCTGCTGCCAGACAACGACACCATCCGGCAGGCCATCGTCGATCGCCTGGGTGCTGCCAGCAGTAAACCCTTTGACCTGCTGACAGTACTTGGACGTGACTGCGTGGGCGCGCTGACGCTGCAAAGCAATAGCGAGCCCTCAACCTCAGCAGCGATGGCAACGCAGCCACTCGAAGAAAGCGAGATTGAACAGCTGATTAATGATACCCGGCTGCATAATATTCTCGGTATGCGTGCCGGAGATCCATTCCGCCTCTCCCTTGCCGGAGCCCAGGAGAAAACCGCGCTGACATGGTGGCAGCAACGCTGGCAAAAACCCCTTGGCCGCACACCGACCACCCATATTTTCAAGCCGCCGATCTCTCCTCGCCGTGGTGACCCTCTTGATCTCTCATCAAGTGTGGATAATGAGTGGTTCTGCCTGCGTTATCTGACCGCGCTGGGCCTGCCAGCTGCAGAGGCAGAGATTGCCCGTTTTGGTGCACAAAAAGTACTGATTGTTAAACGTTTCGACCGGCGCATTATCGGAGAACGCATTTACCGGCTGCCGCAGGAAGATTTCTGCCAGGCGCTGGGGAAAGCCAGCGGCAGCAAGTATGAGTCACACGGAGGCCCGGATGCCAGAGCGATTGCTGGCGTACTGCGCTATGCGCTCGATCCGGAAAAGGATCTGGAGATCTTCTTTAAAACACAGTTTGTTTTCTGGCTGCTGGCGGCCATTGATGGGCATGCCAAAAACTTCAGCCTCCATCATCTGCCACAGGGCTACAGCCTGACGCCGCTGTACGATGTGATGTCAACCTATCCCTATTTTGGTCAGGGTGATATTCAGCCGCAAAAAATTCAGATGGCGATGTCAGTACGCGGAAAATCGGGCAAACATTATCGCTGGCAGAGCATTCTGCCACGTCACTGGATGACCCATGCCCGCCACCAGGGTATCAGTCAGCAGCTGGCACATCAGTGGATTGATGAGGTGATTATCCGCACGCCGGAAAGTCTGAGCATCGCGCTCAGAGATGCACCGGACGAGTTCGATCGCCAGACAGGTGAAGCTATTTGCAGGGGGACGCTCGACACCCTGTCAAAATATCAGCGACTGAACGGCGCGGGCTAA